A window from Gottschalkiaceae bacterium SANA encodes these proteins:
- a CDS encoding dihydroorotate dehydrogenase-like protein — translation MKIEAKYMGLTLQSPVVVGACDLSLNPQVLKQMEEYGAGAIVFKSIFEESIQLESMQLKNLLESEQDRVKKMEKWYSKIMTVGNDQILKDLRAARSAVSIPLIASLNAYSEESWIHYVKVLEGYGIDGFEINFYHTPEGMDISGQEMEDREVGIIKKIVETTDLPISVKMTRCYTNPLYTVKRFMEAGAKGVILFNQFIDSDIDIDTEANLETFELTQEGAYRESLRFAALLYGRVEGSIIANTGIYEAEDVIKLLLAGADAVQVVSTLYMNQTCQIERMIKGITDWMDQKGYESLDDFRGNCSKKDAVDPFAYERAQYVKIMLEDKNI, via the coding sequence GTGAAGATTGAAGCAAAATATATGGGGTTGACCTTACAAAGTCCGGTGGTTGTTGGTGCATGTGATTTGTCATTGAATCCGCAGGTCTTAAAGCAGATGGAAGAGTATGGAGCTGGGGCAATTGTCTTTAAGTCCATATTTGAAGAGAGTATTCAATTGGAAAGTATGCAATTGAAGAATCTTCTGGAATCTGAGCAGGATCGTGTGAAAAAAATGGAAAAATGGTACAGTAAGATTATGACAGTGGGAAATGATCAAATCTTGAAGGACCTCCGCGCTGCTAGAAGCGCGGTTTCAATCCCATTAATTGCGAGTTTGAATGCTTATTCAGAAGAGAGTTGGATTCATTATGTGAAGGTATTGGAGGGGTATGGAATTGATGGATTTGAGATCAATTTTTACCACACACCTGAAGGCATGGATATATCTGGGCAGGAAATGGAAGACCGGGAAGTTGGAATTATAAAGAAAATAGTTGAAACGACGGATCTGCCGATCAGCGTGAAGATGACACGCTGTTACACCAATCCCCTCTATACAGTAAAGCGATTTATGGAGGCGGGAGCAAAAGGGGTCATTCTCTTTAATCAATTTATTGATTCAGATATTGATATTGATACAGAGGCGAATCTGGAAACCTTTGAATTGACACAGGAGGGTGCATATCGGGAGTCATTGCGGTTTGCTGCCTTGCTTTACGGACGCGTAGAGGGGTCGATTATTGCCAATACGGGGATCTATGAGGCCGAAGATGTCATTAAGCTCTTGTTGGCAGGCGCCGATGCTGTTCAAGTTGTCAGCACCCTTTACATGAATCAAACCTGTCAGATTGAAAGGATGATTAAGGGAATTACAGACTGGATGGATCAAAAGGGATATGAAAGTCTCGATGATTTTAGAGGGAATTGCTCGAAGAAAGATGCGGTGGACCCATTCGCTTATGAACGTGCGCAGTATGTGAAAATCATGTTGGAAGATAAAAATATCTAA